One genomic region from Ptychodera flava strain L36383 chromosome 14, AS_Pfla_20210202, whole genome shotgun sequence encodes:
- the LOC139149320 gene encoding ribonuclease Oy-like, which translates to MAGHVLPVSFSMVIAVICGACITVSLKSESEWDYFVFAQQWPQTLCDSTDWQVPKEHNCSIPKAVTAWTVHGLWPTKSGTEGPNNCNSSWPFNLSEIKDIQPQMEVYWPNLFTDSKLESFWEHEWDKHGTCGTDLEAIDTEYKFFSAGLKLYHKLDFLKALSSNGIAPSLTKSYSYNDVMKAFTNTFGSPAELTCYYNHTTQTSYLQQVSLCITKEFEVFDCKMANHSFYIPRYGNEERCWLNESVVIPPIVHSG; encoded by the exons ATGGCAGGTCATGTCTTGCCAGTGTCATTTTCTATGGTCATAGCTGTCATCTGTGGAGCCTGTATCACAGTGTCTCTAAA GTCCGAGAGTGAGTgggattattttgtatttgcaCAACAGTGGCCACAGACGTTATGTGACAGTACGGAT TGGCAAGTGCCTAAGGAACACAACTGCAGCATTCCAAAAGCTGTCACTGCGTGGACGGTTCATGGATTATG GCCAACCAAGAGTGGAACTGAAGGACCAAATAACTGCAATTCCTCATGGCCTTTCAATCTAAGTGAGATAAAA GACATCCAGCCACAGATGGAAGTCTACTGGCCAAACCTCTTCACGGATTCAAAACTTGAGTCATTTTG GGAGCATGAGTGGGACAAACACGGAACATGTGGAACTGATTTGGAAGCTATAGACACAGAATATAAGTTCTTCTCAGCTGGCCTGAAACTCTACCATAAACTTGACTTTTTAAA AGCATTGTCAAGTAATGGAATCGCACCTTCCCTCACAAAGTCCTATTCATACAATGATGTGATGAAAGCATTTACAAATACCTTCGGATCGCCGGCTGAGCTTACTTGCTATTACAACCAT ACAACCCAAACCAGCTATTTACAGCAAGTCTCCCTCTGCATCACTAAGGAGTTTGAAGTTTTTGACTGCAAGATGGCCAaccattcattttacattccacgCTATGGCAACGAAGAAAGATGTTGGCTAAATGAGAGCGTCGTCATCCCACCGATTGTACATTCGGGGTAG